TCCTTCGAGTTGCTGAGCGCGGACTTCCGCGCCCAGATGCACCGGCAGGCATCGGGTCCCGCAATGTTGATCGAGCGGTCCCGCGCCCACGCAGGAGCATCGGAGGCATAGCACCACCGGTCCGCACTCGTCGCTGACGCTGGCAAAGAATTCGCGTTCGAGGCGATCCAGCAGAATCGCGCATTCGGACCATGCTTCGCGCGCGCGCTCGGCGGAGAAGCGGCGGATCGCTCGCGCCAACTCGCGCATCAGCGCCTCGCTCGAGCTTGGCCGCAGCGCGACGATCGTGTCGTCCTCGATTCGCATCGTCGGTCCGAGTTGCTCGGCCAGGAAGTGGCGCAGATTGATCGGCAGGCGGCTGCCCAAATGCAGTCGCTGCGGTTCGAAGCGCGCAGCTTCCGGCGCCGCCGGCCGCGCGTGCCGCGCGAACGTATGCGGACTTCCGAACGCCGCCAGCGCATGCAAGCGCTCGAGCGGCGTCGGCGTACCGTAGGCGAATCGAGAGGCACGAGCGCGTCTATGAACCAGGGGACCGTTTCGCACAGGCTCAACCTCCGAGCGCTGAAAGGCCGGGTCGAGGCGACGCGCAAATCGTGCGCGCGAGCTCAGCGCCGGACACCGTCGAGTGCCGTTCGATTATTCTCTGATTGATGTGATTGAAACTGAGCGATTCGAGGAAGGAAAAGAGAGAACCGGAAACCAGCGCCGCCGAGTGCCGCGCCGCCATACGCCGCAGCCGTCGCCAACCGGCGATCAGGTCAAGGCTCGCGTGATAGAAAGCGCCCGAACAGACTTGCGCCATGCGCACCGGCTCTTTTCATCAGCCCATCAGCCAGCTCAGAGCCCGCGACCCCGCCTGCCTCAACCACTGTTCAATCCAAGCAGCGGCTCGATGGAAAATGCGCGTCGATTTCCGAACTCCGAACTTCAGTCGCGACGCGCGATGTTACCAGACCAAAAACTGATAGCGACCCGAGGACACCTACTTAATTAGCGCGCGGGTAGGTGTCGAGCAACATTGAACGATCGATTAAGAGATGGAACTTCAACTTGACAATACCTTGCCTGCGTGCCCTTTTTCGAACTTATCCGACGCCGTGTCGGCAGCAGTATGAGCCAGCCTAATAGGCCGGCGTGGATCGTCGAGATGTATTTTGCGCCCGCGCCTCCGCGTCGCTGAATCAGCCATGCAAGCGGGGATGGATTTTTTACGCATCGCTCGATCGCGGCTGCGGTCTCAGCGTCGTGCGGCGCCGGAATCATCGCGCGCCGGCGTCCGGTTTCGCGCACATTAAAAGAATAAATCCGGCGACACGATTCCTCACCGATGCTCGAGCACCTGGATAGTCATTCCGAACTGATTCCTGCTCAGTGGCCGCCGCCTTCGCCCGCCGGCAGGTTGCGCGTATCGCGCTTCAATAAGAGGAACGTCGGCACGAGCGCCAGCATCAGCACGCACAGGATGCGGTAGATGTCGTTGAAGGAGAGCATCATCGCCTGCCGCTGCACCATCCCGTAGAGCATCATGATTCCGTGCTTGTGGCCCATCGCGAAATCCTGCGCCAGGCTCGCCCCGCGCCCCGGCATCCTGAGATGCGGCAGGGTGAACACCGTGATGTGCTCGACGAGGTAGCTCTGATTCACCTGCTGGCGATGAATCAATAGCGTCGTCAGGTACGACGTGCCGATCGCGGCGCCCAGATTGCGCGTGACCGAATAGAGGCTCGCCGCGCGACCCATCCTGAATTTCTCCATCGAGCTGAGCGCCGCGGCTGACAATCCCGGGAACACCAGCCCGGTACCGAGTCCCTGCAGCACCGTCGGCCACACGATTCGGTAAACGTCGGAGTTAAGGTTGAGCCCCGCCATCTCCCACATCGCAAAGCCCACCAGCATGAAGCCGATCCCGACCAGCGGACGAATATCGCCGCCGCGGCGCGCATAGGTGCCCAGCACGATCATGGCGAACATCGTGCCGAAGCCGCGCGGCGCCATCACCAAGCCGGCCTTCGACGCGGTGTAGCCAAGCACCTCCTGCAGGAACACCGGAGTCAGAATCGCCGTGCCGTAGAGCGTGAAAGTCAGGAAAATCACCAGCGTCACCGGCAGCGTGAAGTTCATGTTCTCGAGGATGCTCATATCGACGACCGGATCCTCGGTGTGCAGCTCATGATAAACCAGCACCGCCATCGAGATGATCGCGGCGGCCGTGCAATAAATGACCCACGGAGAGTGGAACCAATCGGCGCGCTCACCGCGATCGAGGACGATCTCGCCGAGGCCGAGCGAGACGAACAAGCAGAGGATTCCCAGGTAATCGACTCTCGCGCGGCGCAGATTGCGCATGTACGAAGGGTCATCGACGAAGCGATAGACCATGAATGCGGCCAGCGCGCCGATCGGCACATTGATGTAGAAATTCCAGCGCCAGCTCCATGCGTCGGTGATATAGCCGCCGACCGTCGGACCCATGATCGGCGCGACCATCATGCCCATGCCCCACACCGCCATCGACATCGCTTGCTCGCGCGGCGGGAAGGTTTCCATCAGGATGGCTTGCGAAAGCGGCATCATCGCGGCGCCGGCTGCGCCCTGCAGCAGCCGGAAAAAAACGATTTGATTGAGCGATTGCGCGATACCGCAGAGCGCCGACGCACCGACGAACATCGTGATCGACGCGACGAAGTAGCGCTTGCGGCCGAATCGTTCTGCGAGCCAGCCGGTCATCGGGATCATGATTCCAGCGGCGACCAGATACGACGTCACCACCCACGCGATTTCGTCGATGCTCGCGGAAAAGCTGCCCTGCATGTGCGGCAGCGACACGTTTAACATCGAGCTGTCGAGCACCTCGAGCACGGTGCCGAGCATCACGGAGACCGCGATGATCCACTTGCGCGTCGAGGAAAATTCGTGGACCTCGTGCGTCTCCTGGATGATCGGTTTGGGCGTCGCGCTCATGTGGCTCGATCGCTCAAGCTACAAACCTCGATGCATCAATGCAAAGGACTCGAGTCGGCGATGCGGTCAGCGGGCGATCCTAGCGCGCCGTGAGCACCACGCAGTCGCCGCTCGCGGCATGATCGGCGCCGTAGCGTGCTGCGATTTCAGCGAACCTGCCCGCCGCAATATCGCGTTCGAGATGCGCCAAACCGCGCGCGATTCCATCCGCCTCGAGACGGCGAAAACCCGAGGTCGCTGCGCGGAAGCCCGCGTCGAACAACAACTGAGGACGCGCGCGCGCCGCCTCGAACGTCAGATCACAGTCGCCTGAGTAGAAGACCTTGCGCGTCGCGACGTGCGAGAAACCGCATCGCAGCAGCGTCGTGAGCAGGCTGCCAAGCGTCGGATGCAACGGCAGCAGCACCTCGTCAATCTCGGGAAAATAATGGCGGTACCAGAGCGTCGCGAGGTTCTCGCGCACCACCGCCTGCAACACGACTCCGGCGCGCGCAACCCGGCGGCATTCGGCGAGCGCCGCGGCGAGGTCGGGCAGATGATGCAACACGTTCACGCCGGCGACCGCATCGACCGAGTTCGCGCGGAGCGGCAAACGGCCGGCGTCGGCGACAATCCAGGCCGCACGCGCCTTGTGCGCGCCAATCGCGACCATCGCCGACGATCGATCGAGTGCCGTGACCGCGTATCCGCTCGCATCGAGCGCGGCGGTGTAGTTGCCGGTGCCGGCGCCGAGCTCGAGTATGTTGCGGGCGTGGAGTGAATCGAGACCGCGCACCAGAGCATCGATGATCGCAGGCTCGATCCGCCGCGAACGATCGTAGCCGCGAGCAACCTGCGAATAGTCGAGGTGGTTGATGAATGCTGACATCGCGGGACCGCAGCGTCGGATAGATTCGACCCAATCGCGTCGAGCGTCGTGAGCGCGACTTTGTGTCTTCTGGATCGCGCCGCATGCGCCGGCTTCAGTCAAAACGATGCGCCGATAATTGCCACGAGGCAAACTTGGGGCGTCGTACCGAACTCCGAAACTGGGCGAATCGAACGGATCGATCGATACGCCCCGCTTGATCCGAGAATTGTTGGGAACCTTTCTCGATGCCCGATGCTTCGCTAATGTGTTATCTCTGCGCGTGCAGGCGCGGCCTCATGACGTGGAGTCCCGGAGTTGAATGGGGCGCGGTCGGTACGCGGAACGGGGCCACCCTAGCTCAGTTGGTAGAGCAGCTGATTCGTAATCAGCAGGTCGTCGGTTCGAATCCGACGGGTGGCTCCAACAAATCCAGGAAAATCTTCTCGAGCATTTTCTGAGCGGTCTTTTCGTCCGTACTGCAGCTGCTCTCTCGATACTCCCGCCCGTTTCTGGAATAGGCTATCCACCAGATTCGGCTTCGCAGAAAGATTCTTCCGTCTCCTCGCGTGAGTCCTGGAATCACCAAGTTGCCGGTGATTCTGCAGCTCTTGTGAGTGCTGCGGCGCGAGGGCTTGTTTTTGAGGTAAAGCTCGTAAAGCAATGTAATTCTCCGCCGGTGTTGAACTATTTCGTAAAATGGCGTTAAATTCCAAACCAATGTCAAAGTTCCCGAAAACAGTTGGACTCTCTGACGATCGGCTCCTGACTCTTAGGGAACTGGCCGCATACCTGAGCGTCAATGAGCGCACACTTCTCAAGCTGGTGTCGGAAGGTGATGTCCCAGGCGTCAAAATCGGCAATCAGTGGCGCTTCCGCAAGGCGATGATCGATACCTGGCTCGACGACCAGATGCTTGGCGTCGCCCCGCGCCGTTTTGAAGTGCGAGGCGCACCCTCTGCACCGCAGCGGATGCTTGCGCTCGAAAGCTGCTTTCAGCCGAGCCACATCCTCCCCGAACTCGTCGCGACCACCAAGCTTGGCGTGGTTGAAGAGCTGGCTGCCTTAGCCAATCGTCTGGGCTTGGTTGGTGACGAGACCTGGTTCGTCCACGCCCTTATCGAACGCGAGAACATCATGCCGAGCGCGGTCGGTAATGGCGTTGCGTTCCTGCATACGATGTACCGCCATCCGGAGCACGTGGTGAGACCGTTCATGGTGCTGGGAAGGTCCGCGCGCGGAGTCGATTTCGACGCATTGGACGGCAAGCTTACGCATCTTTTTTTCGTGCTCGGTCTCAAGTTCCACGAGCTGCATCTGCCGTGGCTGGCGAAGCTGTCGCAGATGTTCGCGCGCGCCGAAGCGACGCAGGCATTGCTCGAAGCGCCGGATGCCACAGCGATCTTCGAAGTTCTGTGCGGAGTTGAGAGAAACCTGTTTCCCGCTTTCCAAAAGAGGCCGATCGCATCGTGAATGCTCTGAGTCGAAATGATGCAGCCCTACGCCTCTAGGCGCTTGGGTGAATGAGATGGCGTGGTTGACCCAGGCCAAAAACCGCGGCGCGGCTGCAGCGTGAGACAACTAGCCGCCGCACTCGAGCTCTGAACAGAAGGTTGCCACGGTCAAAGTGCCAACCACTACCAGGCCCTGGAGAGTCAATGAAGCCATCCGAGGTTAAGGAGTTGAGACTTGCAGCACCCGTTTGGGTGTGGATTGTCCGCTTTGGTACGGGCCGGTGGTGGCCTGGGACGGTAGAAGGGATCGAAACCAAAAATGGCCTGCCACTTGTCATAATCAGGTTCGAATCTTTTTGGCGTAGCCGACATCGCACCGATCCGCCTGTTACGGTCGGCTTCGTTACCGCGCCGATGAGACGGGTTGAACGCCGCGACATTAGTCTGAAGCGCGAGGATCGCCCGCGATTCGTGCCAACTTCTCGCCTGCGAACGCCGGAAACGCCCGGCTCATCGCAGGGCTTACCTCATGTCGAAGCAGACTCTCGAGTCTCTAGCGAAAGCATCGGCGCGAATGGCGAACACGGCGGCGCGATCGCGGAAGGCTCGCATGGAAACGAGACGATGTCCGCACTGCTGAGTAAGAGTTGAATACGGCAGCCCGTCCTGTCGCAGCGATGAATATAGACGCGCACGATCAGCTCACAGGCATGATTCAGTTCCTGCCTACTGTCGAACGAATACTGTATGGAGCCAAGACGGTAGACGAGCATCTCGAATCGGAAGTCGAACGACTTAACGGCCAGCGGGTTTTATTACTCGCGCCACGCTCCCTGCAAGGCCAGTCACCGTTTCAGCGAGTATCGGCGATTCTTGGAAAGCGGCTCGCGGCGAGCTTCACAGCCGCTTTCGAGCATGTTCCACTTGAGATTGTCATTGAAGCTGCTGTCGCCGCACGCCGCTGCGATGCCGATTTAGTCATTGCGATGGGCGGCGGCAGCGTAATCGACGCTGGAAAAGCCGTCCGCATTTGCCTGGCCGCTAATCTTGATAGTTCGCAGCTACTTGGATCGTTCATGGAACGCCGCGAGCCGCTGGCCGCGACGCTGATTCCGCAAATAAGCATTCCCACCACTCTTTCAGGTTCAGAGTATACTCGCAGCTTCAGCGCCACCGATTTTGCAGCGGGCGTCAAGCGCTCATACACAGCTTCAGCAGTGGCCAGTCGCGTCATCATGTACGACCCCGCCGCTACTGTCCACACACCCATGGCTCTGTGGTTGAGTTCAGGAATCATGGCGATCGATCATGCGCTGGAGGTCCTTTGCGGCTCCCCGCCGCATCTGGTGGGGGATGCAATGAAACTCTCCGCGCTGCTGGCGTTGTTTACCAATCTGCCTCGCACTCGGCAGGCGCCCGACGATTTAGAAAGCCGCCTGCGCTGCCAAATAGCGGCCTGGCTCGCCGACCACTCGCCGATTCGTACGCAACCTTTAAGGCCCGCAACTCCGGCCCTTCCCAGCCATGCATTGGCCTATGAACTCGCAGCGCTGTGCCGCCTGCCCTACGGGCTCACCGCTTGCCTGACGTTACCCGCCAGTATGCGCTGGACGGCGGCGCGAGAGCCCGAAGTGCTGGCTCGTCAGGCAGAGGTAGCCCGCTCGCTTGGGCTAGTTCCGCGAGACGCGCCGGACCAAACTGCATCGAACGGCCTCACAGACAAACTACAAACGCTGCTCGCAAACCTGGGCTTGCCAACCCGGTTTCACGAGGTCGACATCAGCCACGAGCAACTAAGGCTCGTAGCAAGCCGCTTTGCGCAGCGAGGCGCCTGCCTCATATCGGGCCAGGCCGCTACCGAAAGCCAGGTGATTTCTCTGTTAGAAGACGCATTGTGACAACACCCAGAAGCAGTGATGGAGGGAGATTTTGATGGACCCACGTGAGGCAGGCAAATTAGCGCCGGGAACCGAGGTCTGGATATGGATCGTTCGACAGGGAGAGGGCCAATGGTGCCCCGGAACTGTCCAGTCGCTGGCCGCCTCGAACGGAGTAGCGACTGTAACCGTGAGATTCGAATGCCATTCGCTGCGGCGCAATAGTTCACGCCCGGCTATCTTCATTGGAATCAGTACCACACAAATGAAACACCTGGAGCGACGCGGGATACGTTCTAAAGGAACAGATCGTCCTCAGTATGTCCCTCCTTCATTGGTCGTCAGACCCGACGTAAACATTTCGGGGCACAACCTCTAGCAGTTCTTCCAGGTAGTGGCGCAACGCAGCGGATCGAATCGGCAGAGGGTCGCGAAGCTTAGGAGCGACCAGAGGGCTCTTGCGGCAATGCTCACCCAGATCAGGCAAGCCTGAATAGCTCGCAGGCGTCGCCGAGGCCCTTGAGCTGATGGATCCCTGCGGATTCGAACGAGAGCCCCGAACCGGCAAGCAAAAGTTTTGTCGTTGCGGAGACGAGGACTTCGCCTGCCGTCGCGGCACCCGCGACGCGTGCGGCTTCGTGGACAGCAAGGCCTCGAACGTCGGAGCCGACTAGTTCGACCTCGCCTGTGTGAATTCCGGCTCGGATGGCGATGCCGAGGTTGCCGACTGACGAACCGATTGCCTGCGCGCATCGAACCGCCCGAGCAGGTCCGTCGAATACGGCAAGGAAGCCATCGCCGGTAGTCTGGATCTCGCGCCCGCGAAACCGGTTAAGCTCTCCACGCGTCTGCTGGTTGTGCTCCGTGAGCAGTTCGCGCCAGGCGGAGTCGCCAAGCCTCCGGAGATGTGAGGTTGAGTCGACTATATCAGTGCAAAGTACGGCCGCGAGTACGCGATCGCCGTCGGTCGGCATGGCGAAAATCCGGGCCGAAGCGAACTCTATCGCCTCAAAAGTCTCGTCGCCGACGACCATCGCATCATGACCC
This genomic stretch from Candidatus Binatus sp. harbors:
- a CDS encoding class I SAM-dependent methyltransferase, whose protein sequence is MSAFINHLDYSQVARGYDRSRRIEPAIIDALVRGLDSLHARNILELGAGTGNYTAALDASGYAVTALDRSSAMVAIGAHKARAAWIVADAGRLPLRANSVDAVAGVNVLHHLPDLAAALAECRRVARAGVVLQAVVRENLATLWYRHYFPEIDEVLLPLHPTLGSLLTTLLRCGFSHVATRKVFYSGDCDLTFEAARARPQLLFDAGFRAATSGFRRLEADGIARGLAHLERDIAAGRFAEIAARYGADHAASGDCVVLTAR
- a CDS encoding DHA2 family efflux MFS transporter permease subunit, with product MSATPKPIIQETHEVHEFSSTRKWIIAVSVMLGTVLEVLDSSMLNVSLPHMQGSFSASIDEIAWVVTSYLVAAGIMIPMTGWLAERFGRKRYFVASITMFVGASALCGIAQSLNQIVFFRLLQGAAGAAMMPLSQAILMETFPPREQAMSMAVWGMGMMVAPIMGPTVGGYITDAWSWRWNFYINVPIGALAAFMVYRFVDDPSYMRNLRRARVDYLGILCLFVSLGLGEIVLDRGERADWFHSPWVIYCTAAAIISMAVLVYHELHTEDPVVDMSILENMNFTLPVTLVIFLTFTLYGTAILTPVFLQEVLGYTASKAGLVMAPRGFGTMFAMIVLGTYARRGGDIRPLVGIGFMLVGFAMWEMAGLNLNSDVYRIVWPTVLQGLGTGLVFPGLSAAALSSMEKFRMGRAASLYSVTRNLGAAIGTSYLTTLLIHRQQVNQSYLVEHITVFTLPHLRMPGRGASLAQDFAMGHKHGIMMLYGMVQRQAMMLSFNDIYRILCVLMLALVPTFLLLKRDTRNLPAGEGGGH
- a CDS encoding adenylate/guanylate cyclase domain-containing protein produces the protein MPRPEAKSLRRPEQVRRFPNGRIDTVSHHETTIGRFSFEPGWRWSRDVGPIAHTHSCQIHHLGVVLKGRLRVETDAGEVCEFGVDDVYDIPPGHDAMVVGDETFEAIEFASARIFAMPTDGDRVLAAVLCTDIVDSTSHLRRLGDSAWRELLTEHNQQTRGELNRFRGREIQTTGDGFLAVFDGPARAVRCAQAIGSSVGNLGIAIRAGIHTGEVELVGSDVRGLAVHEAARVAGAATAGEVLVSATTKLLLAGSGLSFESAGIHQLKGLGDACELFRLA
- a CDS encoding PTS sugar transporter subunit IIA; this encodes MSKFPKTVGLSDDRLLTLRELAAYLSVNERTLLKLVSEGDVPGVKIGNQWRFRKAMIDTWLDDQMLGVAPRRFEVRGAPSAPQRMLALESCFQPSHILPELVATTKLGVVEELAALANRLGLVGDETWFVHALIERENIMPSAVGNGVAFLHTMYRHPEHVVRPFMVLGRSARGVDFDALDGKLTHLFFVLGLKFHELHLPWLAKLSQMFARAEATQALLEAPDATAIFEVLCGVERNLFPAFQKRPIAS
- a CDS encoding iron-containing alcohol dehydrogenase; translation: MNIDAHDQLTGMIQFLPTVERILYGAKTVDEHLESEVERLNGQRVLLLAPRSLQGQSPFQRVSAILGKRLAASFTAAFEHVPLEIVIEAAVAARRCDADLVIAMGGGSVIDAGKAVRICLAANLDSSQLLGSFMERREPLAATLIPQISIPTTLSGSEYTRSFSATDFAAGVKRSYTASAVASRVIMYDPAATVHTPMALWLSSGIMAIDHALEVLCGSPPHLVGDAMKLSALLALFTNLPRTRQAPDDLESRLRCQIAAWLADHSPIRTQPLRPATPALPSHALAYELAALCRLPYGLTACLTLPASMRWTAAREPEVLARQAEVARSLGLVPRDAPDQTASNGLTDKLQTLLANLGLPTRFHEVDISHEQLRLVASRFAQRGACLISGQAATESQVISLLEDAL